A single region of the Salvia miltiorrhiza cultivar Shanhuang (shh) chromosome 8, IMPLAD_Smil_shh, whole genome shotgun sequence genome encodes:
- the LOC131000933 gene encoding uncharacterized protein LOC131000933 isoform X1, translating into MAWRGSLSRSLISTARASAFRSSPPLSAPTRLLSSPFVTPRLRPRRLSFSNPRTLGELGCAQSLLPLSSMAGVQLTSHLALNVRAFCELSHGTFRRSCQDR; encoded by the exons ATGGCTTGGCGTGGTTCGCTTTCCAGATCTCTCATCTCCACAGCAAGGGCTTCCGCCTTCCGCTCTTCGCCGCCACTCTCCGCCCCAACCCGCCTCCTTTCTTCCCCGTTCGTCACCCCTCGCCTACGGCCCCGCCGCCTCTCCTTCTCCAACCCCAG GACATTGGGGGAACTTGGATGTGCGCAGTCGTTGCTTCCACTGAGTAGCATGGCCGGAGTACAGCTGACTTCACATTTGGCTCTCAACGTGCGGGCTTTCTGTGAGCTGTCCCACGGTACCTTCCGCCGTTCTTGTCAAGATCGCTAG
- the LOC131000933 gene encoding uncharacterized protein LOC131000933 isoform X2, whose amino-acid sequence MAWRGSLSRSLISTARASAFRSSPPLSAPTRLLSSPFVTPRLRPRRLSFSNPRTLGELGCAQSLLPLSSMAGVQLTSHLALNVRAFCELSHGRIGKDG is encoded by the exons ATGGCTTGGCGTGGTTCGCTTTCCAGATCTCTCATCTCCACAGCAAGGGCTTCCGCCTTCCGCTCTTCGCCGCCACTCTCCGCCCCAACCCGCCTCCTTTCTTCCCCGTTCGTCACCCCTCGCCTACGGCCCCGCCGCCTCTCCTTCTCCAACCCCAG GACATTGGGGGAACTTGGATGTGCGCAGTCGTTGCTTCCACTGAGTAGCATGGCCGGAGTACAGCTGACTTCACATTTGGCTCTCAACGTGCGGGCTTTCTGTGAGCTGTCCCACG GGAGGATTGGAAAAGATGGGTGA
- the LOC131000933 gene encoding uncharacterized protein LOC131000933 isoform X3: protein MAWRGSLSRSLISTARASAFRSSPPLSAPTRLLSSPFVTPRLRPRRLSFSNPRTLGELGCAQSLLPLSSMAGVQLTSHLALNVRAFCELSHGT from the exons ATGGCTTGGCGTGGTTCGCTTTCCAGATCTCTCATCTCCACAGCAAGGGCTTCCGCCTTCCGCTCTTCGCCGCCACTCTCCGCCCCAACCCGCCTCCTTTCTTCCCCGTTCGTCACCCCTCGCCTACGGCCCCGCCGCCTCTCCTTCTCCAACCCCAG GACATTGGGGGAACTTGGATGTGCGCAGTCGTTGCTTCCACTGAGTAGCATGGCCGGAGTACAGCTGACTTCACATTTGGCTCTCAACGTGCGGGCTTTCTGTGAGCTGTCCCACG GTACTTGA